From Thermococcus barophilus MP:
AAAGACTTTTATAACTCCCCCTTCTACTTCCCAGAGAACATTTAGGTTCAACGCTTTTACAGGTGATGACAATGAAGAGACTGCTGAAACCAGCCAAAGAAGTTGGTATTGTTGGATACGGTGCCTATGTACCTATGTTCAGAATTAAAAATGCCGAAATAGGCAGAGTATGGGGAGTTAATGGATTCCCAATTGAGGAAAAAGCTGTTAACAACCTCGATGAGGACGCATTAACAATAGGGATTGAGGCAGCAAGAAATGCTCTGAAGAGAGCTAAAATTGATCCCAAGCTTATTAGAGCAATATGGTTTGGTTCTGAATCAAAACCCTACGCAGTTAAACCTTCTGCAACTGTTATAGCTGAAGCAATTGGGGCAACTCCAGATTTAGACGCTGCAGATTTTGAATTTGCTTGTAAAGCTGGAACAGAAGCATTGCAAGCAGCAATAGGCTTTGTCGGCTCTGGAATGGCAGAGTATGCAATGGCCATTGGAGCAGACACTGCTCAGGGGAGACCCGGTGACCATCTTGAATTCACGGCTGCTGCTGGAGGAGCGGCTTACATTGTCGGAGAAAAGAGCTCAGAAACTTTGGCATATTTTGAAGGGAGCTACTCCTACGTTACAGATACCCCGGACTTCTGGAGGAGACAGCATGAGCACTATCCAAGACATGGAAACAGATTTACCGGTGAGCCAGCTTACTTCCACCATGTTATCAGTGCCGCCAAAGGATTAATGGAAGAGCTGGGTTTGACAGTCAATGATTTCGACTATGCCGTTTTCCACCAGCCAAATGTAAAGTTTCCACTCACAGCTGCAAAGATTTTGGGCATTCCAATTGAGAAGGTCAAACCCGGTCTTCTCAGCGGAATAATCGGTAACACGTACAGCGGTGCGACTTTAGTTGGAGTTTCCGCTGTTCTGGACATAGCGAAGCCGGGCGAGAGAATCCTCTGGGTCAGCTTTGGCTCGGGAGCGGGAAGCGACGCTTTCAGCTTAGTCGTGCAAGATGCAATTGAGGAAAAGAGAGACCTTGCTCCCAAAACCTGGGACTACATAAACAGGAAGAAGTACATTGACTATGCACTGTACGTAAAGCACAGAGGAAAGTTGATAATGTGAGGTGGTTGAGATGAAAAAGGCTGTAATAATTGGAGTTGGCATGACCCCTGTTGGGGAGCACTGGAAAACTTCACTTAGAGACTTAGCTGTCGAAGCTTTGCTGAATGCAATGGATGATGCTAACCTTGACAAAGTTGATTCTCTCTATGTGGGAAACATGATTTCGGGACCATTCGTTGAACAGGAGAATCTCGGAGCACTTATAGCTGACTGGGCTGGTTTGGGACACATCCCCGCTGTAAAAATTGAAGCCGCTTGTGCTTCTGGAGGAGCAGCAGTTCAAGAAGGTGCTAAAGCAGTCATGAGCGGTCTTGAAGACGTTGTTGCCGTCGTTGGAGTGGAAAAGATGACGGATGCATGGCCAAGTGACGCCACGAGATACTTAGCTTATGCCTCTGATGCTGAATGGGAGCTCTTCCACGGAGCGAGCTTTGTAGCTTTGAATGCACTTGTCATGCGCTACTACATGCACACATACGGCTATACGGAGGAGGATTTGGCTTTATTCGCTGTTAACGCTCACATAAACGGTGCAAAGAACCCATATGCAATGTTTAAAAAGCCAATAAAAGTTGAAACTGTGCTTAGGAGCCCATACATAGCTGATCCGCTTAAGCTGTTTGATGCCTCTCCAGTCTGTGATGGTGCCGCCGCTGTGATAATCACAACTCCTGAAAAAGCAAAGGAGCTTGGAATTCCAAAAGAAAAGTGGGTTGAGATAGCCGGAATGGGGAGGGCAATTGATACAATTAACTTAGCAAACAGGAAGGACTTGCTCAGACTTAAAGCAGCAGAAGTTGCAGCTGAGAGAGCTTACAAGATGGCAGGAATTGAAGCTAAAGATGTGGATCTCTTTGAGGTTCACGATGCATTTACTATCATGGCCGCTTTGAGCTTGGAAGCCGTGGGTGCTGCTGAACGTGGCAAAGGTGCGGAGCTGGCTAAGGAAGGGCAGATCGCAATTGATGGCGACTACCCAATCCAGACGATGGGTGGGCTCAAGTCAAGGGGACATCCAGTTGGTGCAACGGGAGTTTATCAAACCGTTGAAGCAGCTTTACAGCTCAGGGGAGAAGCACCAAATCAAGTACCTGATGCAGAGATTGCACTAACGCAGAACATTGGAGGAACAGGTTCAAACATAACCGTAACAATCCTTAGGAGGGTTTGAAAATGGGGAAGCCAATGCAGGTTTCAAGATTTTGGAGGCACTTTAAAGAGAAATACCGCTTAGTTGGGAGCAAGTGCAAAAAGTGCGGAAAGATCCACTTTCCTCCAAGGCAGGTTTGTGATGAATGTGGAAGCAGAGAGATGGAAGAGATACAGCTCAGCGGAAGAGGAAAGGTTATCAGCTGGACTATTGTGAGAAACCCACCAAGCGGCTTTGAATATTACAAACCCTATCCTCTGGCATTGATTGAGCTTGAAGAAGGGCCCATCATCTTAGCCCAGCTTACAGATGTTGACCCAGAGGAAATTACCTTCGGCATGGAAGTTGAGATGGTCACAAGGAAGATAAGAGAGTTCAACGAAGACGGAATAATACTCTACGGATACAAGTTCAGACCTCCTATTAAGTGAGCTTTTTCCTTTTTTGATTTTGATTCCATAAGCAACATCAGCAACTCCCTCTGTAGAGAAGCGTATTTTCAAACAAGTGAAAAAACCTGCTGATTTACTGGGAGCTTTGCGGCTCATTTTGGACATCTTTAACCATCCTCACCCAAATTCCGCTCTGCCCAACAACTCTGAAGCCATATTTTTCATAGAATTTAATTGCCTTCTTATTCTTCTCGCCAACCCAGAGCTCTATTTTATCGTTGTATTTGCTCAGATAGCAGAGACACTTCTCCATGAGCTTTTTCCCAATGCTCTTACCTTGGTACCGCTTATCAACCACAAACTCATGAATAGCTCCGACGACTTTTCCCTCATATTTGCTGAACCAGTCTCTATCGCAGACTATAAACCCAACGATTTCATCGCCGATTTTAGCAATAAAAAAGCCATCTTTGGCTTTATCCCAGCACCACCGTAAATATCTCCGCGCATATCTTCTACCTTCTCCCCCATACTCCGGCATGTCCTCATATCCTCTCATATAGACATCAACAAGCTTTTCCAAGAGTTCTTGGTTGAATTCTTTCAGCTTCTCTATCTTTACTTCCTCTTCCATACCCATCACTATTAAGTTAAGAGATGGGCTTAAAAAGCATAGGGTTTTTATGGTTTGAGGGAGAGAATAGAGCAGGAGAAGGTGGTTTTAATGGGAAAGGCAAAGCCAAAAATTTGCGAAATTTGCGGTGCTGAAATCAGAGGACAGGGGCACACTGTAAAAATTGAAGGTGCAGAGCTCTTAGTTTGCTCTAACTGTTACAGAAAATATGGAAGAAAGAAGCCTGGAACGTTCAGCATAATGCCAACTGGAAGGGAGCCGAGAAGGACATACAAACCAAAACCAAGACCTCAGAAAAGACCCTACCGAGAAAGACCGCTCTATACAGAGGATATTGTTGAGGATTACGCTGAGAGGGTTTACCAAGCAATACAGAGGAGTAAGATGAGTTATGAGGAGCTTTCCCATAAAGTGGGACTTTCTGTTAATGTACTTAGGAGAATTGCCCACGGCGAATACATGCCAACCATTGAGGAAGCCAAAAAGCTGGAGAGATACTTCAAGATAAAGCTCATTGAGAGAGTGGAAGAAGTGCATGAGGAAAAGATCAGCATACCCAAGGATTACGAGCCAACACTCGGTGACATTGCGAGGATAAAGATCAAGAAGAAAAAGAAGAAATGAGAGAACATTTCAGTAAAACTCCTCTCCTTCCTCTTTCTCAACTTTCTGCTCAATTCTCTTAACCTTCGGCGGATGAAAGCCCTTAAGCTTCTCAAAAGTACCCCACAAGCGCAAAAGCTCCTTATGAACCGGACTTTCCGGAGGAATCACGATTATATGAGCAGGAGGATGGATATCTCTCAGACGACCGATTGCCTTAGCTGGAGGCAAATCAATCTGAGCGACGACATGAGCCCTGTATCTCTTTCTTGGCTTTTCTCCAACGATCTTTTCAAAGGCCCAATCTGAAAGTGCGGGAGGTACTATCCTCGGATCCCCCCTGATCCGCATTCCGCCATATCTCACAAGATCTGCCAAAGCCACCATTGCTTTGTCAAAGTTGTCTGTCCTTATTAATACAATCGTGTTTAGCATTGCTTCCACCTAAGGTCTGCTCATCTTTTGAGTTTTTAAAGGTTTGGCATTTTTAGTAACTATAAGTTCTAAAAATATTCTGCCAAACAAAAACTTCCCAGAAAAGGAACAAACAACCATGTAGACAAAATGAGTAGCATAGTTTTAGTGGAAGCTTACGTTAGGAAATCCACTATTCTTCAAAATTTCCTAAACCTTTAAAAACCTAAAGTGAGGTATTTATAAAGGGTTTTTAAGCCCACTAACTGGGGGTGTAATTTATGGTAGATATGAGCAAGGTAAAGCTTAGGATAGAAAACATCGTTGCTTCTGTGGATCTTTTCACACAGCTCGATTTGGAAAAGGTAATTGAAATATGTCCAAATTCCAAATACAACCCTGAGGAATTCCCCGGTATCATCTGTCGCTTCGATGAGCCTAAAGTTGCCCTCTTGGTTTTCAGCTCAGGTAAGCTCGTCGTTACCGGTGCTAAAAGCGTTGAAGATATTGAAAGAGCTGTCTCAAAGCTTGTCCAGATGCTCTCAAAGATTGGAACTAAGTTCCAAAGGGCTCCCCAAATTGATATTCAAAACATGGTCTTCAGCGGAGACATTGGAATGGAGTTCAACTTGGATGCAGTCGCCTTAGTACTGCCAAACTGTGAGTATGAACCGGAGCAGTTCCCCGGTGTTATCTACCGTGTTAAAGAACCAAGGGCTGTTATTCTGCTCTTCAGCTCAGGAAAGATTGTCTGCTCAGGCGCAAAAAGCGAACATGATGCATGGGAGGCCGTTAGAAAGCTCCTCAGAGAGCTCGAGAAGTACGGTCTGATTGAAGAAGAGGAGGAATTCTGAGTTTTCATAATTTCCTTTTTGTGGTGCTCATGCTTAGGATTCTCTACTCCTCCATTTTTAAAGAGCACAAACCCCTTGATTATCATCCAGAAAATCCCAACCGCTTGGACTTTGCAATTGAAGGGTTAAAAGCCAAAAATCTGTGGCAAAATGTTGTTAAACCAAATCCAGCAAACATTGAAGAAATTTTAGAGGTCCATTTTGAGAATTACGTTGAAAGGATAAGAAAAGCTTCACAAATGGGGTTTCACTACATAGATCCAGATACTTACGTATGCGAGAAAACATGGAATGCAGCAATTTACGCATTTGGAGCGGCAAGAGAAGCTGCCCTAATGGCTTTGGAGGAAAAAGGAATTTATTTAGCTTTGGTGAGACCACCCGGACATCATGCCGGAAAAAGCGGCAGAGCGTTCTATGCTTCTACTTTAGGTTTCTGCATCTTCAACAACATTGCTGGAGCAGCTAAGCTCCTTGAAAGTCTTGAAGGAAATGCATTGATTATAGACTTTGACGTCCATCACGGAAACGGAACTCAGGAAATCTTCTGGAATGATGCAAATGTTGTCCATATAGATTTGCATGAAAGGGATATTTACCCGTGGAGCGGCTATGAATGGGAAGTTGGTGGAAAAGATGCTGAAGGGACAAAGATAAACATTCCAATGACCTCTTATTCGGGCGACGATGATTACATGTACGCTTGGAAGGAAATAGTCATGCCAATTGTAGATGTAATTAAACCAAAGGTTATTTTGATTTCGGCAGGGTTTGATGCGTTCAAAGGTGATGGCTTAGCAACGATCCAGCTAACAGAGGAGTTTTATAGATTTGCCGGGGCAAGCCTTTCTGGTTACAGCCTCAGTGTGGTTCTTGAGGGAGGTTATGGTATAGGGCTCGAAAAAGGGCTGCCCGCTTTTGTTGAAGGCTACATCAAAGGCGAAACTGGAAAAGAGATTATAATGCCAAGTTATGAGACACTTAAAGTTGTTGGAAAAGTTAAAGAGATTTTGAGAGAATGGTGGGAGATTTAAAAATGAAAAGACCTTAAAGCCCAAGCAATTCCTTGGCAGCTTTAACGCCAAGCTCGAAGGCCTTCATATTGACATCAACTGCCTTCTTTGGAACGCTGAGCCTGATGACTTCCTTAACGTGTTCAGCACTCAACGGGAACCCTGGCGTCTGTGTGAGTGCTCCAATGAGGACAACATTTGTTGTGATGACATTTCCAGCCTCCAAAGCCAATTTTTCAGCATCTAAGGTTATGAGCTTGCCCTTAAAGTCCTCCTCGATGATCTTCCTGATTTCCTCCATGCTTGGATATGTCGCTAATCCCATTGAAACTTGAACCGGTGGAATAGGATTTGAGTTTGCTATAACCAACCCACCTTCTTTGAGGTAGTTGATGTATCTCAAAGCTTCAACTGGCTCAAAAGCCATTATGACATCCGCTTTTCCCTCTGGAACCATTGCTCCATAGACATCTTCACCAAATCTGACGTAAGCAATAACTGAACCGAAACGCTGGCTCATTCCGTGAACCTCGCCAACCCTCACCTTGTAGCCAGCATGAAGGGCAGCCCAGCCTAAGAGGTTGGCAGCTGTGAGAATTCCCTGACCGCCAACACCAGTGATGACAATGTTGTACTCCTTAACCATCTCACTCACCCTCCTTCATGACCTCAAACGCTCCGAATGGACAGACCTGTGCACATCCACCACATCCCCAACACATAAGCGGATTCACTTGGGCTTTCTTCTTCTCTGCATCCCAGTAGATTGCCGGACATCCATAGGCGTTAATACAGATCTTACAGCCTGTACACTTATCCTCATTTACTGTGTATATTAGCCACTTCTCACCTCTTCTCCTCAGCTGTCCTATGTGGTGCAAGGCACATACCCTTCTTGCAACAACAACGCTAACTCCTTCTGTCTCAATGGCTTTCTTCATGACTTCATATGTCGCCTTTATGTCATACGGATCCACTACTTCAACGAAGTCAGCACCCATAGCTCTTGCAACCTCTTCAATGAGGATTCTCTTGCCCGGGCCGTGTGGAGTATCGCCCGTTCCCGGGTTGGGCTGATCTCCAGTCATTGCCGTAACAAGGTTGTCGACAACCACTATGACCACATTTGAGCGGTTGTAAATTGCGTTTGCCAAAGCTGGCAGTCCTGTGTGGAAGAACGTTGAGTCACCAATCGTGGCAACGATGACTTTCTTCTTTTCTTTTGTATCTTTTTCACCAGGAACTCCATTCAATGCAACATCCAATCCATGAGCAACACCAATTGATGCACCCATTGCAACCGTCGTGTCAACGGTCTTAAGCGGAGGAAGAACACCAAGCGTGTAACATCCAATGTCGCTTGGGAATATCGCTTTTGAACCGGCGGCTTTTCTTATAGCATAGAAGGTGTTCCTGTGAGGACACGCCGGACACAGGCTTGGAGGTCTTGGTGGAACGATGGCTGAAACTTTCTTATACTTCCCGTCAACACTCTCAAAGTCAATCGGAGTCTCAAGACCAAGGAATTTTGCTATCGCAGTTACAGCTCTCCTTGTTGTCATTTCATAAACTCTTGGAACGTAGTCTTTTCCATGAATCGGAATTCTTATCCCATTGTCAAAAGCCCATACCTTAACCTGCTCTTCAACAACCGGCTCGAGCTCTTCAACTATGAGAACTCTTTCCAATCCATTAAAGAACTTCTCAAGCAGTTTGTATGGAACAGGGAAAGGCGTGCCAAGCTTTAGGATTTTCACCTCATCAACGCCAAGCCATGCTAAAGCTTCTTTTACATATGAATAAGCCAATCCTGGGGCTATGATACCTACTTTAGCGTCTTCTTTGCCCTCAATCCAGTTGAATGGGCATTTGGCAAGCTCTTCCCTGATCTTTTCAATCTTCTCCAGAATCTGTGGGTGGAACTTCCTTGCGTTAGAGGGAACATCAACAAACCTTGATGGGTCTTTCTTAAAGTCACCAAATTTCCTCTTTGCCTGCTTAATCTCCTCTGGGAGCTCGCCTAAAATGACATCTCCCCTTGCGTGTGAAATTCTCGTTGTGGTTCTCAAGATAACCATGTGCTTGAACTTCTCGCTTAGTTCAAAGGCATATTTTGTCATTTCCTTTGCTTCATGCGGACTTGAGGGCTCAAGAACTGGAACATTAGCAAACTTTGCATAAACCCTTGTATCCTGCTCGTTCTGTGAGGACCACATGCTCGGATCATCAGCAACCATTATGACAAATCCACCTTCAACACCCATACCAACGGCACTGAGGAAAGTGTCTGCTGCAACATTCAATCCGACGTGCTTCATTGCTGTCATAGCCCTCAATCCAGACCATGCTGCACTTAAAGCTGTCTCAAATGCAACCTTCTCGTTTGTTGAATACTCCATATAAACGCCCGCTTTTTCTGCAACAGCAGCCATCGTGTCCGTAAGCTCAGAACTTGGTGTTCCAGGATAAGCTGCGAAAACAGCTATGTTTGCCTCAAGGGCACCTCTTGCTATTGCGTGATTTCCCAAAAGGAGAACCTTCTCTCCAGGCTTATCCCATAAAACTATGTCAGTAACCTTTGCCATCTACAACACCTCATCCATTTTTCCTTCTTGCGATTTCCCAAAGGGCATATGCCGCTATTCCCACATCTTCAGGCCTTTCATAAACCGGAATGCCTTCTTTCTCAAGGAGCTCTTTAGCTGGCTCACTGACATAGCCAGCCATGAATAATGCCAAAACAGGCTTTCCGTTATTAACTTCCTTCACAGCTCTTATGACGCCTTCAGCATGCTCCGTTGGAGTCATTCCAGCAAATGTAGGAACTACACAAATTGCAATGAGCATATCAACGTTCTTATCCTCCAAAAGTAGCTTGGCAGTCTTGTAGTACTCTTCTCCCCTTGCGCTTGCTATCATGTCCACGGGATTCTTAACGGCAGCCATTGGAGGTAAAAACTCCCTAAGTTTCTGCATTGTTTCCTCTTCAAGATTTGCCAATTTGAGTCCGTGTTTGTCAATTTCATCGGCCGTTAACACTCCAGGACCGCCAGCATTTGTCATAATTGCAACTCTGTTGCCCTTCGGAAGAGGCTGGGTAAATGCTCTTGCCATGCTGAGCATCTCATCAATCGTATTTGCAACCAAAATGCCGGTCTGCTTAAATGCTGCCTCATAGATCTTGTAGCTTCCAGCTAATGAACCTGTATGACTTGAAGCAGCCCTCGCTCCGCTCTCACTCTTTCCAGCCTTGAGAACAATGACAGGCTTCTTTTTGGTGACTTTTTTAGCGGCTTCCATGAACTTCCTTCCATCCTTAACACCTTCAATGTACAGCGCGATTGCCTTGCTCTCTTCATCATCTGCTAAGTACTCCATGAGCTCTGAAAAGTCAACATCAGCCATGTTCCCAATGCTTATGAACTTAGAAAAGCCAATTCCTTCCTTAACAGTTTTATAAACAATTCCAGCTCCCAACGCACCGCTCTGAGAAACAAATGCTATGTCGCCCCTCTTTGCATCCATGATGAATGTTGCGTTCATATCATTGTGAGTGTTCATTATCCCGACACAGTTGGGGCCGATGATCCTCATTCCATATTTGTGGGCAATTTCAACGAGTTCTTTTTCCTCCCTCTTCCCTTCTTCTCCAGTTTCCCCAAATCCGGCCGTGATTAGAACAATTCCCTTCACGCCCTTTTCACCGCAGTCAATTACTGTCTGCTTGACAAAGCGCTTTGGAACAACGATTACCGCTAAGTCCACTTCATCCGGGATGTTTCTGACATTCTTGTAAGCTTTAACCCCTTGGACAACTTCATCTTTTACGTTTACTGGGTAAACTCTGCCCTCTTTGTATTTCTTGAGATTTTTAAAAACTTCATAGCCGAGCTTTAAAGGATCATTAGAAGCACCAATTACAGCTATTGCCTTAGGTTTGAAGAAATAATCGAACGTCATTTTTACAATCACCGAATTTTACATCGGTAAAAGTCTATATAAGCTTTCCGAAAAGGTACAGTTAGACGTTTTTGAGCATAAATAAAGGAAAATAGTCGTCAATGGGATAAAAGCAGCACCAATGTCCAAATATATGTAAAGTCCCAACTACGAACCTTTTATTACAACAAAATCCTCAAATTTAACATTTCAACTTGAGTTCAGAGTGGATGGGTAGCAACCTCTTCGAAACATTTAAGTAATCTTTTGTTATTATTCCAAATGTAGCTTCTGGAGGTGGTAAAGATGGTGAAGATAAGGTTTTTAGGGCATGCGGCATTTGAGATCGAAGGAAGCAAGAGAATTCTCATTGATCCATTCTTAACAGGAAATCCTGTTGCAGCTACAAAGCCAGAGGACTTTGATAAGGTTGATCTGATTTTAGTTACTCATATGCATGGTGACCACGTTGGTGATGCCGTAAAAATCGCACAGAAGACCGGAGCAAAGATTGTGGCAATGTATGACATAGCAAATTACCTTGTTGAAAGGAACAAGGGTATAACAACTATTGGGATGAACTACGGCCCAACTGAGATTGATGGAGTAAAGATCGTTCAAGTCCCAGCCTGGCATTCAAGCGGAGCAGATGAAGGCTTCATGGTGGGCAACGCATGCGGGTTCATAATTGGCATTGACGGTGTAACAATTTACCACGCCGGCGACACGTATGTATTCAAGGACATGGAGCTCTTCGGCGAGCTTTATGGAATTGATGTTGCCTTACTCCCAATCGGAGGACACTTTACAATGGGGCCAAAAGAGGCGGCAAAGGCAGTTGAACTGTTAAAGCCCAAATATGTAATCCCAATGCACTACAACACCTGGCCGCCGATTGCTCAGGATCCAGAAGAATTTAAGAAGCTTGTTGGAGACAAAGCGGAGGTCATAATCCTCAAGCCTGGAGAAACCTTCGAGCTTTGAAAAACCTTTTAAACTCTTTTCTTTTAGCTTTATTCTGGTGGTAAGATTGAAGAATAAAGTCTGGATTTCACTTTCACTGCTCATATTGCTGGCAGTGTCCTTGGTAAGCTTCACTCTTCTTCCTGTGAATGCACAGGAAAACAAGCAGCAGTACGATTTAATAATTGTTAGGAATGATGATTTAATTGACTACATTGTCGCTCTTCCCTATTCTAAGCTTATAAATGCCCCCATCTTACCTGTAGATCCTCAAATGCTTGATGATAAAACAAAAGCCCAGCTTTACTCCTATGCACAGCTTGGGTGGAGGAAGATACTTATAGTGGGCAACTCGAATGCTATAAGCAAAGAAGTTGAGGATGAACTTCTCTCCCTTGGTTTTAGTGTTACAAGGATTGGAGGGGCTGTAAGAACGGAAACGGCAGAAAAGTTAGCAGTTGCCTTTTATCCAGAGGGAAGCAACACCGTTGTCTTGGCAAGTGCAATGGATTATGGGTCAGCATTGGCTGCGGCAAAGTTCGCAATGGAGTATCAGCTTCCTCTGCTTTTAACTTTGGAGAATGACCTATCAGAGTTTACCATTATGGGGCTGAAGAAGCTCCATCCAAGATTGGTCATCATGATCGGTACCGGATTAAACGAAACAATTGAAAAAAGGCTGCAGGAGATGGGTTACGAAACCTACTGGCTTGGGCACCAGATTGGACCGCCTCCAGTTTCAAAACCCGAAAAAGAGTCCCCAATCCCATGGGTTGTCATTGGTGCTGTGCTGTCTCTCGCAATTGCAGTTCCGATAATTCTCTATTGGGCAAAGAAGAAGTGGGCAGCAAACAGAGTTCCAATTGAAGTTTTAACTGAAAAGGAGAGGATAGTTGTTAAGGCAATACTTGAAAAAGGTGGGAAGGTTAAACAAGAGGATTTGCCAGAGTTAACTGGATATTCGAGACCTACAGTGAGCAGAATAGTCCAAGAGCTTGAGAAGAAGCAGCTTGTAACGAGGGAAAAAATCGGAAAAACATTCATAGTAAAGCTGATAAAGGAAATAAACCTCAAAGAATAGGTCGGATAAGCCCTCCGCTCATCACAGCTCAGGGTCCTGGCTGTTTCCTCATCCCCTTTGGGTTTTTGCTTTTCCCTTAATAAAAATTAAGAAAAGGTTCACTTCTTGAAGAGATGGCCGTGTGCCCTGTTTATGTGCTTGATATAATCCTTGCTTCTCTTAAATACCATCCCACATCTTGGGCATCTGAAGAATATCTCACCGTCCCTGTCCCTGACCTTTATTGCCTTCAACACCGCCATCTCTCCACCCCCGTGCTTTGATTTTTAGGCTTGATTTTTAAGCTTTACTTTGTGTTGTGCGAAGCTCAGTTAGGGACACAGAAAGGTGAGTAGGAAGTGTGATTTCTATAGAAATCTATCCGGGGTCGTGGGGGAGTAGCCCCCCGATAGATAAGAAGAAAGCGAGGTGTGGAGCGGAGCTCCACTATGGGGGTTTGAGAGTACAGCAAACTTTGCATAGCAAAGTTTGATCAAAAGGTTAAACTATCAAAAATTGCCAGAAAGAGTTTGTATGCCATCCAAGATTTCAGTAGGCATCAATTGGTTTCACTGTTTTAGTTTTTAGGATGATTACGTTGTTCCATTTTTCTTTTGACGCCCTTTGGGCACCATGTTGGAGTGAAACCTTGAAACACAGCTCATTTAATGGTGAAACCATTTGAGAGTGGCAGATTAATTGCAACATACAAGTTGAATCTTGAGCATCAGAACAGTCAGAAACTTTCCGCCAGCGCTTGCGCAAGCAAGGGCTGTAATGGTGGGCCCGCGGGGACTTGAACCCCGGACCTCCGCCTTGTGAGGGCGGCGTCATAACCAGTCTAGACCACGGGCCCTTCCCGGCAATAATGAACAGAGCGAAAAATATAAAGCTTTCGCTACAAATCTCTCCGCCTAAGTATCTCTTCCGGAGCATCGGCGAATGCCACGAGATACTCCTTCTCGACTATATGCAACCTTCCTGGGACAACCATTATGTGAGGCTGCTTTCCAAAGTCCTCCTTTATCATATCCTCCACGTAGCCGGCTTTGAGCGTAGGATTGAGCGAGCCGGCCCTCGCTAAGACTACCACAAAAGTTTCAGGCGTAAACACGTTT
This genomic window contains:
- the acs gene encoding acetate--CoA ligase alpha subunit; translated protein: MTFDYFFKPKAIAVIGASNDPLKLGYEVFKNLKKYKEGRVYPVNVKDEVVQGVKAYKNVRNIPDEVDLAVIVVPKRFVKQTVIDCGEKGVKGIVLITAGFGETGEEGKREEKELVEIAHKYGMRIIGPNCVGIMNTHNDMNATFIMDAKRGDIAFVSQSGALGAGIVYKTVKEGIGFSKFISIGNMADVDFSELMEYLADDEESKAIALYIEGVKDGRKFMEAAKKVTKKKPVIVLKAGKSESGARAASSHTGSLAGSYKIYEAAFKQTGILVANTIDEMLSMARAFTQPLPKGNRVAIMTNAGGPGVLTADEIDKHGLKLANLEEETMQKLREFLPPMAAVKNPVDMIASARGEEYYKTAKLLLEDKNVDMLIAICVVPTFAGMTPTEHAEGVIRAVKEVNNGKPVLALFMAGYVSEPAKELLEKEGIPVYERPEDVGIAAYALWEIARRKNG
- a CDS encoding C2H2-type zinc finger protein, encoding MAVLKAIKVRDRDGEIFFRCPRCGMVFKRSKDYIKHINRAHGHLFKK
- a CDS encoding cell wall-binding repeat-containing protein, whose protein sequence is MKNKVWISLSLLILLAVSLVSFTLLPVNAQENKQQYDLIIVRNDDLIDYIVALPYSKLINAPILPVDPQMLDDKTKAQLYSYAQLGWRKILIVGNSNAISKEVEDELLSLGFSVTRIGGAVRTETAEKLAVAFYPEGSNTVVLASAMDYGSALAAAKFAMEYQLPLLLTLENDLSEFTIMGLKKLHPRLVIMIGTGLNETIEKRLQEMGYETYWLGHQIGPPPVSKPEKESPIPWVVIGAVLSLAIAVPIILYWAKKKWAANRVPIEVLTEKERIVVKAILEKGGKVKQEDLPELTGYSRPTVSRIVQELEKKQLVTREKIGKTFIVKLIKEINLKE
- a CDS encoding metal-dependent hydrolase; amino-acid sequence: MVKIRFLGHAAFEIEGSKRILIDPFLTGNPVAATKPEDFDKVDLILVTHMHGDHVGDAVKIAQKTGAKIVAMYDIANYLVERNKGITTIGMNYGPTEIDGVKIVQVPAWHSSGADEGFMVGNACGFIIGIDGVTIYHAGDTYVFKDMELFGELYGIDVALLPIGGHFTMGPKEAAKAVELLKPKYVIPMHYNTWPPIAQDPEEFKKLVGDKAEVIILKPGETFEL
- the iorA gene encoding indolepyruvate ferredoxin oxidoreductase subunit alpha, translating into MAKVTDIVLWDKPGEKVLLLGNHAIARGALEANIAVFAAYPGTPSSELTDTMAAVAEKAGVYMEYSTNEKVAFETALSAAWSGLRAMTAMKHVGLNVAADTFLSAVGMGVEGGFVIMVADDPSMWSSQNEQDTRVYAKFANVPVLEPSSPHEAKEMTKYAFELSEKFKHMVILRTTTRISHARGDVILGELPEEIKQAKRKFGDFKKDPSRFVDVPSNARKFHPQILEKIEKIREELAKCPFNWIEGKEDAKVGIIAPGLAYSYVKEALAWLGVDEVKILKLGTPFPVPYKLLEKFFNGLERVLIVEELEPVVEEQVKVWAFDNGIRIPIHGKDYVPRVYEMTTRRAVTAIAKFLGLETPIDFESVDGKYKKVSAIVPPRPPSLCPACPHRNTFYAIRKAAGSKAIFPSDIGCYTLGVLPPLKTVDTTVAMGASIGVAHGLDVALNGVPGEKDTKEKKKVIVATIGDSTFFHTGLPALANAIYNRSNVVIVVVDNLVTAMTGDQPNPGTGDTPHGPGKRILIEEVARAMGADFVEVVDPYDIKATYEVMKKAIETEGVSVVVARRVCALHHIGQLRRRGEKWLIYTVNEDKCTGCKICINAYGCPAIYWDAEKKKAQVNPLMCWGCGGCAQVCPFGAFEVMKEGE